From Aristaeella lactis, the proteins below share one genomic window:
- a CDS encoding amino acid ABC transporter permease, with protein MPDLGLEVLFKGKNFVRLLGGLWVALRISLIAAAISMVAGILLGIAASRKHSVSSVILRVWLGIIHIMPQMVLLFLMYFGTTRAFNWNLSGEAAAIIVFALWGTAEMGDLVRGAVSSIPVIQRESAEALGLKPAQVYRWIILPQAVRRLIPLSINLITRMIKTTSLVTLIGVVEILKVAQQIIEANRKASPNAAFGVYLTIFVMYYLACRPLSLAAKKLEKHWR; from the coding sequence ATGCCGGATTTGGGACTTGAGGTCCTTTTCAAGGGAAAAAACTTCGTCCGGCTGCTGGGCGGTCTCTGGGTGGCTCTCCGCATCAGCCTGATCGCCGCTGCTATCAGCATGGTCGCAGGCATCCTGCTGGGAATCGCCGCAAGCCGGAAACATTCCGTTTCTTCCGTTATCCTGCGCGTCTGGCTGGGCATTATCCATATCATGCCCCAGATGGTCCTGCTGTTCCTCATGTATTTCGGAACAACCCGGGCCTTCAACTGGAATCTTTCCGGAGAAGCGGCTGCCATCATCGTCTTTGCCCTCTGGGGAACGGCGGAAATGGGTGACCTGGTCCGCGGCGCGGTCAGCAGCATACCAGTCATTCAACGGGAAAGTGCGGAAGCGCTGGGGCTGAAACCGGCCCAGGTTTACCGCTGGATCATCCTGCCCCAGGCCGTACGGCGGCTGATTCCATTATCCATTAACCTGATTACCCGGATGATCAAGACCACCAGCCTGGTGACCCTCATCGGTGTGGTGGAGATCCTGAAGGTTGCCCAGCAGATCATTGAGGCCAACCGGAAGGCAAGCCCGAACGCGGCGTTCGGTGTCTACCTGACCATCTTCGTAATGTATTACCTGGCCTGCCGGCCTCTGAGCCTGGCAGCAAAGAAACTTGAAAAGCACTGGAGGTAA
- a CDS encoding amino acid ABC transporter permease produces MDWAYIEKVLPLYGKAAWLTLRTGTAGILLATLVGLLCAAALHWRIPVLRRITAAYVELSRNTPLLVQLFFIYYGLPKIGIKTNPEACGIAGLAFLGGGYMTEAFRSGIEAVEKIQEESALSLGLTRKQAFLHVILPQAAAISVPAFMANVIFLMKETSVFSAVSLMDLMFTAKDQIGLYYRTTESLFLLVGAYLLILLPLSLLGIFLERRLRHAGFGT; encoded by the coding sequence GTGGATTGGGCGTACATTGAAAAGGTTCTGCCGCTTTACGGGAAAGCCGCCTGGCTCACCCTGCGGACAGGTACCGCGGGCATCCTGCTCGCCACCCTTGTGGGTCTGCTGTGTGCCGCGGCACTCCACTGGCGGATTCCGGTGCTTCGCAGGATCACAGCCGCCTATGTGGAACTGAGCCGGAACACACCCCTGCTTGTGCAGTTATTCTTCATCTACTACGGTCTGCCGAAGATCGGGATCAAAACCAACCCGGAAGCCTGTGGTATTGCCGGTCTCGCCTTTCTCGGCGGCGGATACATGACCGAAGCCTTCCGCAGCGGCATAGAAGCTGTGGAGAAGATTCAGGAAGAGAGCGCCCTGAGCCTCGGACTCACCCGGAAGCAGGCCTTTCTCCATGTGATCCTTCCCCAGGCAGCAGCCATCAGCGTCCCCGCCTTCATGGCCAATGTGATCTTCCTGATGAAGGAAACCAGCGTATTCTCCGCTGTAAGTCTGATGGACCTTATGTTCACGGCCAAGGACCAGATCGGGCTTTATTACCGGACAACGGAAAGCCTGTTTCTGCTGGTCGGAGCCTACCTGCTGATCCTCCTGCCGCTCTCGCTGCTGGGGATCTTCCTGGAAAGGAGGCTGCGGCATGCCGGATTTGGGACTTGA
- a CDS encoding flavodoxin — protein sequence MKKVLILLMSLMLACGCAFAEDAVTSATLEIDKLSEAEAEENGILVVWFSPDDTTKAAAYAIAAELKADMFEIAAEEPYTADDLNYFDSKSRSMTELKDNSIRPAIAALPEDLSRYDTIWLGYPIWSGQAPKIMYTFLESVDLSGKTIIPFCTSNSSGIGSSAVNLQKAAGEDVKWEKGGRIKKGSNAEDIARWVREICTTEASE from the coding sequence ATGAAGAAGGTCCTGATCCTGTTGATGAGCCTGATGCTGGCCTGCGGATGCGCTTTCGCGGAGGATGCTGTTACCTCGGCAACGCTGGAAATTGACAAACTGTCGGAAGCGGAGGCGGAGGAGAACGGGATCCTGGTGGTCTGGTTCTCGCCGGATGATACGACGAAAGCCGCGGCTTATGCCATTGCGGCAGAATTGAAAGCCGATATGTTCGAGATTGCTGCGGAGGAACCCTATACCGCGGATGACCTGAATTATTTCGACAGCAAATCCCGCAGCATGACGGAACTGAAGGACAACAGTATCCGGCCGGCCATAGCTGCGCTTCCGGAAGACCTGTCCCGATATGATACGATCTGGCTGGGTTACCCGATCTGGAGCGGGCAGGCACCGAAGATCATGTATACATTCCTGGAAAGTGTGGACCTGTCCGGGAAAACGATCATTCCGTTCTGCACATCCAATTCCTCCGGGATCGGCAGCAGTGCCGTGAACCTGCAGAAGGCAGCAGGAGAAGACGTGAAGTGGGAAAAAGGCGGAAGAATAAAGAAAGGCAGCAACGCGGAGGACATCGCGCGCTGGGTGCGGGAAATCTGTACAACGGAAGCATCCGAATAA
- a CDS encoding AraC family transcriptional regulator, giving the protein MESWVEGFQQSIDYIEGNLASSLEIEDIARFAALSPFYYQRMFSALCGMTVGEYIRARRMTLAAQELSGTDAKVIDTALKYGYDSPDSFAKAFQRFHGIQPSKAREKGAPLRSLAPLHIKVSLEGGSMMDYRIVEKAPFTIVGVKRPFNSDTSYQEIPKFWDEWLAQGENRPVMGTFGICTDMTGKDFDYWIADLYFPWEDIPESCETRVIPGSFWAQFPCTISTLQDTNTRIWSEWLPSLKGYKLAGDYDIEVYLPPEGDSGEMKVYIWIPLEKK; this is encoded by the coding sequence GTGGAAAGCTGGGTGGAAGGATTTCAACAGTCTATCGATTATATAGAAGGAAACCTGGCCAGTTCCCTGGAAATCGAGGACATTGCCCGGTTTGCCGCGCTTTCTCCGTTCTACTATCAACGGATGTTCAGCGCGCTCTGCGGGATGACGGTGGGGGAATATATCCGGGCACGCCGGATGACACTGGCGGCACAGGAGCTTTCGGGCACTGATGCAAAGGTCATCGATACGGCACTGAAATACGGATATGATTCCCCGGACAGTTTCGCGAAAGCCTTCCAGCGCTTTCATGGCATCCAGCCATCAAAGGCACGGGAGAAAGGCGCACCTCTCCGGTCTTTAGCCCCGCTGCATATTAAAGTATCACTGGAGGGTGGAAGCATGATGGATTACCGCATTGTTGAAAAGGCACCGTTCACGATCGTCGGTGTAAAGAGACCGTTCAATTCAGATACGAGTTACCAGGAAATCCCGAAATTCTGGGACGAGTGGCTGGCGCAGGGAGAGAACCGCCCGGTCATGGGGACATTCGGCATCTGCACAGACATGACGGGCAAGGACTTTGACTACTGGATCGCAGATCTCTATTTTCCCTGGGAGGACATCCCGGAGAGCTGTGAGACCCGGGTGATCCCCGGAAGCTTTTGGGCCCAGTTCCCATGCACGATCAGTACACTGCAGGACACGAATACCAGAATCTGGTCGGAGTGGCTGCCGTCGCTGAAGGGATATAAACTGGCAGGGGATTATGATATCGAGGTTTATCTGCCGCCGGAAGGGGATTCCGGGGAGATGAAGGTCTATATCTGGATCCCGCTGGAAAAGAAATAA
- a CDS encoding O-acetylhomoserine aminocarboxypropyltransferase/cysteine synthase family protein, translated as MSDIKNSANWSFETKQLHIGQEQADPATDSRAVPIYATAAYVFHNAQHAADRFGLRDAGNIYGRLTNPTQSVFEERIAALENGSAALAVASGAAAITYTIQALAKAGEHIVASKTIYGGTFNLLEHTLPLTAGITTTFVDPDEDGAFEAAIQPNTKALYVETLGNPNSNIADIEKLAKIAHAHGIPLVVDSTFATPYLVRPLDWGADIVVHSATKFIGGHGTAIGGVIVEGGKFNWKESGKYPWISDANPSYHGVSFYDVVGPAAFVTYIRAILLRDTGSTLSPFHAFLFLQGLETLSLRVERHVENTLKIVDYLSKHPQVEAVHHPSLESEPSHALYKKYFPNGGGSIFTFEVKGDSETAKKFIDNLAIFSLLANVADVKSLVIHPFTTTHSQLTEEELLDQGIKPNTIRLSIGTENVKDLIAALDAAFEAVK; from the coding sequence ATGTCTGATATTAAGAATTCCGCCAACTGGTCCTTTGAAACCAAACAGCTGCACATCGGCCAGGAGCAGGCCGATCCCGCTACCGATTCCCGCGCGGTTCCGATCTACGCCACCGCCGCCTATGTTTTCCATAACGCCCAGCACGCCGCCGACCGTTTCGGACTGCGGGACGCCGGCAACATCTACGGCCGGCTGACCAATCCGACCCAGAGTGTGTTTGAAGAACGCATTGCTGCCCTGGAGAACGGTTCCGCTGCTCTGGCAGTTGCTTCCGGCGCTGCGGCTATCACCTATACGATCCAGGCACTGGCCAAGGCCGGGGAGCATATTGTGGCTTCCAAGACGATCTACGGCGGCACCTTTAACCTGCTGGAGCATACCTTGCCGCTGACTGCAGGCATTACCACCACATTTGTGGACCCGGATGAAGATGGCGCTTTTGAAGCGGCCATCCAGCCGAACACCAAGGCCCTGTATGTGGAAACCCTGGGCAACCCCAACAGCAATATCGCTGACATTGAAAAGCTGGCGAAGATTGCCCATGCTCATGGCATTCCGCTGGTGGTGGACTCCACCTTCGCGACACCTTACCTGGTAAGGCCTCTTGACTGGGGTGCCGATATTGTGGTGCACAGCGCGACAAAGTTCATCGGCGGCCATGGCACGGCCATTGGCGGCGTGATCGTTGAAGGCGGAAAATTCAACTGGAAGGAAAGCGGCAAGTATCCGTGGATCAGCGACGCGAATCCCAGCTATCACGGTGTCAGCTTCTATGATGTTGTCGGCCCCGCGGCCTTTGTGACTTACATCCGCGCGATTCTGCTGCGGGATACCGGTTCCACTCTGTCTCCCTTCCATGCATTCCTGTTCCTGCAGGGCCTGGAAACCCTGTCCCTGCGCGTGGAACGCCATGTGGAGAATACCCTGAAGATCGTGGATTACCTCAGCAAGCATCCGCAGGTGGAAGCGGTTCATCATCCGTCCCTGGAAAGCGAACCCAGCCACGCACTGTACAAGAAGTACTTCCCAAACGGCGGCGGCAGCATTTTCACCTTTGAAGTGAAGGGCGACAGTGAAACCGCCAAGAAGTTCATTGACAACCTGGCGATCTTCTCCCTGCTGGCCAACGTGGCTGACGTGAAGAGCCTGGTTATCCATCCCTTCACCACCACCCATAGCCAGCTGACCGAAGAGGAACTGCTGGACCAGGGCATCAAGCCCAACACGATCCGTCTGTCCATCGGCACGGAGAATGTGAAGGATCTGATCGCAGCGCTGGACGCCGCGTTCGAAGCAGTCAAATAA
- a CDS encoding dicarboxylate/amino acid:cation symporter, translating into MAKTYQTNKKAIRLSLAILAGLILGALFGLVMPAWAEPVTSFISTVYLHGLTMMIYPLVFCSLIVGIKGIGSVSATGRVGGQALLYFIGTTLFASLLGLFLPKALNIGAGVAVEMAEAEVQAAEFTSVLDTLKNLIPANPFASFANGNMLQVLAFAIIIGITCLVLGPKAEPFVKLCEAVDHISVKIISAVMYTTPVGVFCSLAGTVHVNGLQTILSLAAVLGTLYLVMLLNIVIVYGLVLVKGIGKFSLKRFFVTSLPAALNAFGTASSSATLPISKRCTDEMEVPNEISSLALPLGATINMDAVSIVMSFMIVFFANATGTDLPYGLLAVVLLSNTLLSIGAPGVPNSAIASFAALAAIAGLPVGIMGMYVSVNILVDAGATCCNVLGDIASAVAMKRTCRLHQ; encoded by the coding sequence ATGGCCAAAACATATCAGACGAATAAAAAGGCGATCAGGCTCAGCCTTGCGATCCTGGCCGGGCTCATCCTCGGCGCGCTTTTCGGACTGGTGATGCCTGCCTGGGCGGAGCCGGTCACGAGCTTTATCAGTACGGTTTATCTTCACGGACTGACCATGATGATCTATCCGCTGGTTTTCTGCTCCCTGATCGTGGGCATCAAGGGAATCGGCAGCGTTTCAGCTACCGGCAGGGTGGGCGGACAAGCCCTCCTGTACTTTATCGGTACCACCCTGTTTGCCAGCCTGCTGGGCCTGTTCCTGCCCAAGGCGCTGAATATCGGTGCAGGCGTCGCGGTGGAAATGGCGGAGGCGGAGGTTCAGGCCGCAGAATTCACCAGTGTGCTCGATACGCTGAAAAATCTGATTCCGGCCAATCCGTTCGCATCCTTTGCCAACGGGAATATGCTGCAGGTGCTGGCATTCGCGATCATCATCGGCATCACCTGCCTGGTGCTCGGTCCCAAAGCGGAGCCCTTTGTGAAACTGTGCGAAGCGGTGGATCATATCTCCGTGAAAATCATTTCCGCCGTGATGTATACCACGCCTGTCGGCGTGTTCTGCTCCCTGGCCGGCACGGTGCATGTGAACGGGCTGCAGACCATTCTTTCGCTGGCTGCGGTGCTGGGCACACTGTATCTGGTGATGCTGCTGAATATTGTGATTGTATACGGTCTTGTCCTGGTTAAGGGAATCGGGAAATTCAGCCTGAAGCGCTTCTTTGTGACATCTCTTCCGGCAGCACTGAACGCTTTCGGCACGGCATCCTCCTCCGCGACGCTGCCGATCAGCAAACGCTGCACAGACGAGATGGAAGTGCCGAACGAAATATCCTCCCTGGCTTTGCCGCTGGGGGCGACAATCAATATGGACGCTGTGTCCATCGTGATGTCCTTCATGATTGTATTCTTCGCCAACGCAACCGGAACGGATCTGCCGTACGGACTGCTGGCAGTGGTGCTGCTGAGCAATACGCTGCTGAGCATCGGCGCGCCGGGAGTGCCGAACAGCGCCATCGCGTCCTTTGCGGCGCTGGCGGCGATTGCCGGACTGCCGGTCGGGATTATGGGCATGTATGTGAGTGTGAATATCCTGGTGGATGCGGGCGCCACCTGCTGCAATGTGCTGGGGGATATCGCCAGCGCGGTGGCCATGAAAAGAACATGCAGACTGCATCAGTGA
- the nifU gene encoding Fe-S cluster assembly scaffold protein NifU: MALYSEKVMDHFLHPRNVGVIEDADAVGEVGNAKCGDIMKMYLKIKDDVVEDVKFETFGCGSAIASSSMATEMIKGKPLSEVGKLTNQAVTKALDGLPAHKIHCSVLAEEAIKSALEDYEARKASKANA; the protein is encoded by the coding sequence ATGGCACTGTACAGTGAAAAAGTAATGGATCATTTCCTTCATCCCCGTAATGTCGGCGTCATCGAGGACGCTGATGCCGTTGGCGAAGTCGGCAACGCCAAGTGCGGAGACATCATGAAGATGTACCTGAAGATCAAAGACGATGTTGTGGAAGACGTCAAGTTCGAAACCTTTGGCTGCGGCAGCGCCATCGCTTCCAGCTCCATGGCCACGGAAATGATCAAGGGCAAACCCCTCTCTGAAGTCGGTAAGCTGACCAACCAGGCGGTCACCAAAGCCCTGGACGGTCTTCCCGCCCATAAGATCCACTGTTCCGTTCTGGCGGAGGAAGCGATCAAGTCCGCCCTGGAGGATTACGAAGCCCGGAAAGCTTCGAAAGCCAACGCTTGA
- a CDS encoding cysteine desulfurase family protein, which yields MSIYADHAATTAMSEAAINAMTRCMKEEYGNPSSLYRIGQLAKETLEKAREEVASVINAEPREIYFTSGGSEADNQAIRSAALAGKKKGKTHIISSAFEHHAVLHTLNTLKLEGFDVTLLPVHENGIVRPEEVEAAIRPDTCLVTIMYANNEIGTIQPIREIGTVCHAHQVLFHTDAVQAVGPLAIDVKAENIDYLSASSHKFHGPKGVGFLYARKGVPLTSLIDGGAQERGRRAGTENLPGIVGMTTALKETVAEREAEAARLTVLRDRLITGLNEIPHSALNGDAEKRLPGNVNFCFEGIEGESLLLLLDEKGISASSGSACTSGSLDPSHVLLAIGRIHDVAHGSLRLTLGRENTPEDVEYIISAVKDVVAYLRGFSPVWRDLQNGKRPYIL from the coding sequence ATGAGTATTTACGCGGACCATGCCGCGACCACAGCCATGAGTGAGGCGGCCATCAACGCCATGACCCGCTGTATGAAGGAAGAATACGGCAACCCCTCCAGCCTGTACCGGATCGGCCAGCTGGCTAAGGAAACCCTGGAGAAGGCCCGTGAGGAAGTCGCCTCCGTGATCAATGCGGAACCTCGCGAGATCTATTTCACCTCCGGCGGTTCCGAGGCTGACAACCAGGCCATCCGTTCCGCCGCCCTGGCCGGAAAGAAAAAAGGAAAGACCCACATCATTTCCTCCGCCTTTGAGCATCATGCCGTGCTGCACACGTTGAACACGCTGAAGCTGGAAGGTTTTGACGTGACCCTCCTTCCCGTTCATGAGAACGGCATCGTCCGCCCGGAAGAAGTCGAAGCAGCTATCCGTCCGGATACCTGCCTGGTTACGATCATGTATGCCAACAATGAAATCGGCACAATCCAGCCCATCCGGGAGATCGGTACAGTCTGCCATGCTCATCAGGTGCTCTTCCATACGGACGCGGTCCAGGCCGTCGGTCCGCTCGCCATTGATGTAAAGGCGGAAAACATTGATTATCTTTCCGCCTCCTCCCATAAATTCCATGGTCCCAAGGGCGTTGGCTTCCTGTATGCCCGCAAGGGCGTGCCGCTCACGTCGCTGATCGATGGCGGTGCCCAGGAGCGTGGCCGCCGTGCAGGCACGGAAAACCTGCCCGGCATTGTCGGTATGACAACCGCCCTGAAGGAAACCGTTGCGGAACGGGAAGCTGAGGCCGCCCGTCTCACCGTCCTCCGGGACCGTCTGATCACCGGGCTGAATGAGATCCCCCATTCCGCCCTGAACGGAGACGCTGAAAAACGCCTGCCCGGCAATGTCAACTTCTGCTTTGAGGGCATTGAAGGTGAATCCCTTCTCCTTCTGCTGGATGAAAAGGGCATCAGTGCCTCCTCCGGAAGTGCCTGCACCTCCGGTTCCCTGGATCCCAGCCACGTGCTGCTGGCCATCGGCCGGATCCACGATGTGGCCCACGGTTCCCTGCGGCTGACGCTCGGCCGGGAGAACACCCCGGAGGATGTGGAATACATCATCTCCGCAGTCAAAGATGTTGTCGCCTACCTGCGCGGATTCTCACCGGTATGGCGGGATCTGCAAAACGGCAAAAGACCTTATATTCTGTAA
- a CDS encoding RrF2 family transcriptional regulator — protein MISTKGRYALRVMIDLAENEKGQPVPLKDIAERQGISKKYLEIIVKELVEGKLVKGSSGKGGGYVLLRKPEEYSIGEIVERMEGTLAPVACLQKDAEECPRYASCVTLPLWQELDQLVHDFLYRKKLSELVPKA, from the coding sequence ATGATCTCCACGAAAGGACGTTACGCCCTGCGGGTAATGATTGATCTGGCGGAAAATGAAAAGGGACAGCCGGTTCCGCTGAAGGATATCGCGGAGAGGCAGGGAATCTCCAAGAAATACCTGGAGATCATTGTGAAGGAACTGGTGGAAGGGAAACTGGTGAAGGGCTCCAGCGGCAAGGGCGGCGGTTATGTGTTGCTGCGGAAACCGGAAGAGTATTCCATCGGGGAAATCGTGGAACGGATGGAGGGAACCCTGGCGCCGGTGGCCTGCCTGCAGAAGGACGCGGAAGAATGTCCGCGGTATGCCAGCTGCGTGACGCTGCCTTTGTGGCAGGAGCTGGATCAGCTGGTGCATGATTTCCTGTACCGGAAGAAACTGAGCGAGTTAGTGCCTAAAGCATAA
- the purC gene encoding phosphoribosylaminoimidazolesuccinocarboxamide synthase, whose product MIKGEQLYEGKAKKVFSTDDPELLIVDYKDDATAFNGLKKGTIQGKGVINNHMSNLLMQRLEKKGIPTHFVKELSERETLVKKVSIVPLEVIIRNISAGSFSKRYGVEEGIVFDAPTIEFSYKNDDLGDPLINEYHALALKLATKEEIETIKKYAFAVNEELKAIWKHVGVTLVDFKLEFGRLSDGTIVLADEISPDTCRLWDSETNEKLDKDRFRRDMGGVEEAYQEIMRRLTEA is encoded by the coding sequence ATGATCAAGGGTGAACAGCTTTATGAAGGAAAGGCCAAGAAGGTTTTCAGCACGGATGATCCCGAACTGCTGATCGTCGATTACAAGGACGACGCTACCGCTTTCAACGGCCTGAAAAAAGGTACCATTCAGGGCAAGGGTGTTATCAATAACCACATGAGCAACCTGCTGATGCAGCGGCTCGAGAAGAAAGGCATTCCCACCCATTTCGTAAAGGAACTCAGTGAGCGGGAAACCCTCGTTAAGAAAGTTTCCATCGTCCCGCTGGAAGTCATCATCCGTAACATCTCTGCCGGCTCTTTCTCCAAGCGTTACGGTGTAGAGGAAGGCATCGTTTTCGACGCTCCGACCATCGAGTTCTCCTATAAGAACGATGACCTGGGCGATCCCCTGATCAACGAGTATCACGCGCTGGCCCTGAAACTCGCCACAAAGGAAGAGATCGAGACCATCAAAAAGTATGCCTTCGCGGTCAATGAAGAGCTGAAAGCCATCTGGAAGCACGTTGGTGTGACCCTCGTGGACTTCAAGCTGGAGTTCGGCCGCCTGTCCGACGGCACCATCGTCCTGGCCGATGAGATCAGCCCCGACACCTGCCGTCTGTGGGACAGCGAGACCAACGAAAAGCTGGACAAGGACCGCTTCCGCCGCGATATGGGCGGTGTGGAAGAAGCCTATCAGGAAATTATGCGGAGGCTTACAGAGGCCTGA
- a CDS encoding family 20 glycosylhydrolase codes for MNKNDHEHRGFMLDVCRHFMPLDEIKKLLQAAAVLKLNRMHWHLTDDQGWRIEIRKYPLLTEKGAVRGDSFFGGTPEAERNSGYYTQEEIRDLVAYAKSLGIEIIPEIEIPGHAAAMLAAYPQFGCRRGKTGKWEEKVEISGGIFPALVCAGKEETLGFLEDILDEVTELFPFPAVHIGGDEALKFRWRRCPDCQRRIREKGLQSEDDLQRDLLMEVGEYLAGKGRKTIVWNDVLAGGPLPAHFIVQQWMGGRQETLAFMQSGGTVIRSDTDSFYLDYCYGRIDVRRIHETPRIPEYAVGLENRILGVECPLWTERIASLERAAWQLFPRLTAVSVKMSGEELPWETFREKVKALEEEREAITGLKGAPEELWDMDPDAAKADRQAEIQTIFSGKAEAYERKEREIVSLDAAERLAESLGIDRDFVQKGGDSVWAEIHGQEEPEDDNGAGILIRQLMIAADSRQYGAWKDIPEEIWMDTMKCFSRFISEHRRSYGRDGFDRYGWTTRQIGAKLFRIGELEYELTEDKEGRKEIGLHIPSDAKLEAERMNASLENADAFIRERFPEWAGAPKTCESWLLSPALKDLLPEGSRILRFQEAFELEEIYPEDDAALEWVFYVAEGQRKELDISRLPEDTSLQRKMKAMIMKGGKPGAGKGILLQKANNTF; via the coding sequence ATGAACAAAAATGATCATGAACACAGGGGATTTATGCTGGATGTATGCCGGCATTTTATGCCCCTGGATGAAATTAAGAAACTGCTGCAGGCAGCGGCGGTGCTGAAGCTGAACAGGATGCACTGGCATCTGACGGATGACCAGGGCTGGCGGATCGAGATCAGGAAATATCCGCTGCTGACGGAAAAGGGCGCCGTGCGGGGAGACTCTTTTTTCGGTGGTACACCCGAAGCAGAACGGAACAGCGGATACTATACACAGGAGGAGATCCGGGACCTGGTGGCATATGCCAAAAGCCTTGGCATTGAGATCATCCCGGAGATTGAGATCCCGGGCCACGCGGCTGCCATGCTGGCGGCTTATCCGCAGTTTGGCTGCAGGCGCGGGAAGACGGGAAAGTGGGAAGAAAAAGTGGAGATCTCCGGCGGTATTTTTCCGGCGCTGGTCTGTGCGGGAAAAGAAGAGACGCTGGGCTTCCTGGAGGATATCCTGGATGAAGTAACGGAACTGTTTCCTTTTCCGGCGGTGCATATCGGCGGGGATGAGGCGCTGAAGTTCCGCTGGAGGCGGTGCCCGGACTGCCAGCGGCGAATCCGGGAAAAGGGACTGCAGTCCGAGGATGACCTGCAGCGGGATCTTCTGATGGAGGTCGGTGAATACCTGGCCGGAAAAGGACGGAAGACCATCGTATGGAACGACGTGCTGGCCGGCGGGCCGCTGCCGGCACACTTCATCGTGCAGCAGTGGATGGGCGGCCGGCAGGAGACTCTTGCCTTTATGCAAAGCGGCGGAACGGTGATCCGCTCGGATACAGACAGTTTCTACCTGGATTACTGCTATGGCAGGATCGACGTCAGGCGCATCCATGAAACACCCCGGATACCGGAATATGCCGTGGGACTGGAGAACAGGATCCTGGGAGTGGAATGCCCGCTCTGGACTGAACGGATAGCCAGCCTGGAACGGGCGGCATGGCAGCTGTTCCCGCGGCTGACGGCGGTGAGCGTGAAGATGTCAGGAGAGGAACTGCCATGGGAAACCTTCCGGGAAAAGGTGAAAGCACTGGAGGAGGAACGGGAAGCGATAACAGGATTGAAAGGCGCACCGGAGGAGCTTTGGGATATGGATCCGGATGCCGCGAAAGCAGACCGGCAGGCAGAGATTCAGACCATCTTTTCCGGAAAGGCGGAAGCGTATGAGCGGAAGGAACGGGAGATCGTTTCGCTGGATGCCGCGGAAAGGCTGGCGGAAAGCCTTGGGATTGACAGGGACTTTGTGCAGAAGGGCGGAGACAGCGTATGGGCGGAAATCCACGGGCAGGAAGAACCGGAGGATGACAACGGCGCCGGTATCCTGATCCGCCAGCTGATGATCGCGGCTGACAGCCGGCAATACGGCGCATGGAAAGATATTCCGGAAGAGATCTGGATGGATACAATGAAGTGTTTTTCAAGGTTCATTTCGGAACACAGGCGGTCCTACGGACGGGATGGATTTGACCGGTACGGATGGACCACACGGCAGATCGGAGCAAAGCTGTTCCGGATCGGTGAACTGGAATATGAGCTGACTGAAGATAAGGAAGGCCGGAAGGAGATCGGCCTGCATATACCATCGGACGCAAAGCTGGAGGCGGAAAGGATGAACGCTTCGCTGGAAAATGCGGACGCGTTTATCCGGGAACGGTTCCCGGAGTGGGCCGGCGCGCCGAAGACCTGTGAAAGCTGGCTGCTGTCGCCGGCGCTGAAGGACCTGCTGCCGGAGGGATCGAGGATCCTGCGGTTCCAGGAAGCTTTTGAACTGGAGGAAATTTATCCGGAAGATGACGCAGCGCTGGAATGGGTGTTTTACGTGGCCGAAGGACAACGAAAAGAACTGGATATCAGCAGACTGCCGGAGGACACCTCACTGCAGCGGAAAATGAAAGCGATGATCATGAAGGGCGGAAAACCGGGAGCGGGGAAAGGCATATTGCTTCAAAAAGCAAACAATACTTTTTGA